In Desulfitobacterium chlororespirans DSM 11544, the following are encoded in one genomic region:
- a CDS encoding FadR/GntR family transcriptional regulator, producing the protein MDLKPIKTKKIYEEIIEQIRVLVVKGDLKPGDRLPSERDLAVRLNVSRASVREALSALEMMGLLEIRSGEGTYIKKINLDSVVTPLTWVLSMEKDTILELLEVRKMLEGQTVTLAAKRATSDDLRELEGALKAMHDDVQTGQLGEEADLRFHYAVARASKNKILLRLMNAISDTMHQSLKASRVRLYEEHATPEILYKEHVLILDAIQMKNDEQARQYMVEHLAGVERRLLNYYSSNNV; encoded by the coding sequence ATGGATTTAAAACCTATCAAAACGAAGAAAATATATGAGGAAATTATCGAGCAGATACGGGTATTGGTGGTTAAAGGGGATCTGAAACCGGGGGATCGCCTGCCATCTGAGCGGGATTTGGCGGTGCGCCTTAATGTCAGCCGTGCTTCTGTTCGCGAAGCCCTTAGTGCTCTGGAAATGATGGGGCTTTTGGAGATTCGCAGCGGAGAGGGAACCTATATTAAGAAAATTAATTTAGATTCGGTTGTGACACCTTTAACATGGGTGTTGAGCATGGAGAAAGACACCATTCTGGAACTGCTTGAAGTTCGCAAAATGCTGGAGGGCCAAACTGTAACTTTAGCTGCCAAAAGGGCGACTTCCGACGATCTGCGTGAGTTGGAAGGGGCGCTGAAAGCGATGCATGACGATGTACAAACCGGTCAACTAGGGGAAGAAGCGGATCTGCGCTTTCATTATGCCGTAGCCAGAGCCAGCAAAAATAAGATTTTGCTCAGGCTTATGAATGCTATATCCGATACAATGCACCAGTCCTTAAAAGCCAGTCGGGTGCGCCTTTATGAAGAGCATGCTACACCGGAAATTTTATATAAGGAACATGTTCTCATCCTGGATGCTATTCAGATGAAAAATGATGAACAAGCCCGTCAGTATATGGTGGAGCATTTGGCGGGAGTTGAGAGACGGCTCCTGAATTATTACTCCAGTAATAATGTGTAG
- a CDS encoding L-lactate permease, whose translation MPWTQDYAALGGSLGLTALAVSIPIVFLFWALAVKGMKGYVAGLITLAISIVDVILVYKMPVTLALSATAYGMLYGLWPIAWIVITAVYLYNLTVVSGQFDIIKSSIASISDDRRLQALIVAFCFGAFLEGAAGFGAPVAITGALLIGLGFDPIKAAGLCLIANTAPVAFGAIGAPIITAGAVTGMGDFVISQAVGRQLPFLSVIIPLYLVVLMAGWKSAKEVMPAILVTGFSFAVAQWWSANYLGAYLPDIISSLFSLVCTTVFLKFWKPKTIWRFPHERGTKEPEVKKYTGGQIAKAWSPFVILTVMVTIWGTPSFKTFILDKLHLVLKFSWPGLDGMIYKAAPIVAKPAVYEAIFKWDFLSAGGTAILIAAIISTFILGIKPSTAVKVFGDTLKQLMYPVINISAVLGFAYLANYSGLSYTLGLFFASTGAFFPVLSPVLGWLGVFLTGSDTSANALFGKLQQVTAEQLGMNPVLTVAANSSGGVVGKMISPQSIAVAAAATTLVGRESELFKFTVKHSLAMLAAVIVIICLQAYVVPGMIPVIADAAAFLH comes from the coding sequence ATGCCATGGACACAGGATTACGCAGCACTTGGCGGCAGCCTTGGCTTAACTGCACTTGCTGTTTCAATTCCCATCGTATTTTTATTTTGGGCTTTAGCCGTAAAAGGTATGAAAGGGTATGTCGCAGGACTGATTACCCTTGCTATAAGCATTGTGGACGTTATTCTTGTTTATAAAATGCCGGTGACTCTGGCCCTTTCTGCTACGGCATATGGTATGCTTTATGGACTCTGGCCCATTGCCTGGATCGTTATTACCGCAGTTTACTTATACAATTTGACGGTCGTGTCCGGTCAGTTTGACATTATTAAAAGTTCTATCGCTTCCATTTCCGATGACCGTCGTCTGCAGGCTCTTATTGTCGCTTTCTGTTTTGGAGCCTTCCTGGAGGGTGCCGCCGGCTTCGGAGCTCCTGTAGCTATTACCGGTGCTCTGCTCATCGGTCTTGGCTTTGACCCCATCAAGGCAGCCGGACTTTGCCTGATTGCCAATACCGCTCCTGTGGCCTTCGGTGCCATCGGTGCACCCATCATCACTGCAGGTGCAGTCACCGGCATGGGTGACTTTGTTATCTCCCAAGCCGTAGGTCGCCAGCTTCCTTTCCTCTCCGTCATCATTCCTCTCTACCTTGTTGTTTTGATGGCTGGTTGGAAATCTGCTAAAGAAGTAATGCCCGCTATTCTTGTTACTGGCTTTTCTTTCGCCGTGGCTCAATGGTGGTCTGCCAACTATCTGGGTGCCTATCTTCCCGATATCATCTCTTCTTTGTTCTCCTTGGTGTGCACTACGGTCTTCCTGAAATTCTGGAAGCCTAAAACCATATGGCGTTTCCCTCATGAGAGAGGTACCAAGGAACCCGAAGTTAAGAAATACACCGGAGGTCAAATTGCCAAAGCATGGTCTCCCTTCGTTATTCTTACTGTCATGGTGACCATCTGGGGAACCCCCTCATTTAAAACTTTCATCCTTGATAAATTGCACCTTGTCCTGAAATTCAGCTGGCCCGGTCTTGACGGCATGATCTATAAAGCAGCTCCCATCGTGGCTAAACCTGCCGTCTATGAGGCCATCTTCAAATGGGATTTCCTGTCTGCCGGAGGTACGGCCATTCTCATCGCTGCCATTATCAGCACCTTCATTTTAGGAATCAAACCGTCTACAGCGGTCAAAGTCTTCGGTGATACCCTGAAGCAATTGATGTATCCTGTTATCAATATTTCTGCAGTACTTGGCTTTGCGTACCTGGCTAACTACTCCGGCCTTTCCTATACCTTAGGATTATTCTTTGCTTCCACCGGTGCTTTCTTCCCTGTTCTTTCTCCAGTATTGGGTTGGTTAGGTGTATTCCTTACCGGTTCTGATACCTCGGCTAATGCCCTCTTTGGTAAACTGCAACAAGTTACCGCAGAGCAGTTGGGCATGAATCCTGTACTCACTGTGGCAGCTAACAGTTCCGGTGGTGTCGTAGGCAAAATGATCTCGCCTCAATCCATCGCCGTGGCAGCAGCGGCTACCACATTAGTCGGCCGCGAGTCCGAGCTTTTCAAATTTACAGTGAAGCACTCACTGGCCATGTTGGCAGCTGTCATTGTTATTATTTGTCTGCAAGCTTATGTGGTGCCCGGCATGATCCCTGTTATTGCTGATGCCGCCGCCTTCCTCCATTAA